A genomic region of Populus nigra chromosome 11, ddPopNigr1.1, whole genome shotgun sequence contains the following coding sequences:
- the LOC133668239 gene encoding desmethylxanthohumol 6'-O-methyltransferase-like: MGSLDEETLLRGQVEVWQLMFGFAESMALKCAIELGIADIINSLGGPVTLNQIASGIDSPCVDIPYLARIMRFLVRKRVFTQHNPSDGGETLYGLTDSSKWLLRDSEVSLAPMVLMQNYPWQLAPWHYLSQCVKEGGIAFKKAHGCEIWDLASQNPEFNKIFNDALACTAKIIMRAVVSHYKGGFDDVETLVDVGGGTGGNLAEIVKAYPHIKGINFDLPHVVAAAPAYNGVSHVGGNFFEAIPNADSIFMKWVLHDWGDEDCVKILKNCRKAMPEKTGKLILVEIVLQPEGNDQFGDMGMVSDLVMFAHSTGGKERTELEWKKLLEEGGFPRYKIINIPALPSIIEAYLQ; encoded by the exons ATGGGATCATTAGACGAAGAGACATTACTGAGAGGCCAAGTAGAAGTATGGCAGCTCATGTTTGGCTTCGCAGAATCTATGGCGTTGAAGTGTGCGATAGAGCTAGGCATAGCAGACATCATAAATTCTCTTGGTGGTCCAGTCACTTTGAACCAGATAGCTTCAG GAATTGACTCACCTTGTGTTGACATTCCCTACCTTGCTCGAATCATGAGATTTCTGGTCCGCAAACGAGTCTTCACACAACACAATCCATCTGATGGAGGAGAGACTCTCTATGGTCTAACCGACAGTTCAAAATGGCTATTACGTGACTCGGAGGTAAGCCTTGCTCCAATGGTTCTGATGCAAAACTATCCATGGCAACTAGCACCATGGCATTACCTCAGCCAATGTGTCAAAGAAGGTGGCATAGCTTTCAAGAAAGCTCATGGTTGTGAAATTTGGGACTTGGCCTCCCAAAATCCTGAATTCAACAAGATTTTCAATGATGCCTTGGCATGTACTGCAAAGATCATTATGAGGGCAGTTGTATCCCATTATAAAGGTGGTTTTGATGATGTTGAGACGTTGGTGGATGTTGGAGGTGGTACAGGAGGAAATTTAGCTGAGATTGTCAAAGCCTATCCTCACATCAAAGGCATAAACTTTGATTTACCACATGTTGTGGCCGCAGCACCAGCATATAATGGGGTGTCACATGTTGGAGGCAATTTTTTTGAGGCCATACCTAATGCTGATTCAATTTTTATGAAG TGGGTATTGCATGATTGGGGAGATGAAGACTGtgtaaagatattaaaaaactGTCGGAAAGCAATGCCTGAGAAGACAGGAAAGCTGATTTTAGTGGAGATTGTTCTGCAACCAGAAGGAAATGACCAATTTGGTGATATGGGAATGGTGTCTGATCTAGTGATGTTTGCACACAGCACAGGTGGAAAAGAGAGGACTGAACTTGAATGGAAGAAATTATTAGAGGAAGGAGGGTTTCCTCGCtacaaaatcatcaatattccTGCTTTACCATCAATTATTGAGGCCTATCTACagtaa
- the LOC133668815 gene encoding uncharacterized protein LOC133668815, with protein MFLDKGSMQSNLDCFLHCTTPLVPSQSLPKREIRNLNRLWHPWERDTVEYFTLGDLWNCYDEWSAYGAGVPIALDNGETLVQYYVPYLSAIQIFTSNSPVNSFREDTESGDGETRDSFSDSWSDDSESDKKCRCDGCSSEGGSEQDNPCPRNDRLGRLYFQYFERSTPYGRVPLMDKINGFARRFPGLTSLRSVDLSPASWMAIAWYPIYHIPMGRTIKDLSTCFLTYHTLSSSFQDMDVEDDIESPEKKRKEGDNITLPPFGLATYKMQGNVWVSGNCGRDQDRLVSLLSVADSWLKQLWVEHHDFNYFTGTRRGQYHNLKDFTFETSP; from the exons atGTTTCTCGACAAAGGGTCAATGCAATCAAACCTCGATTGCTTCCTTCATTGCACAACTCCGCTGGTCCCATCTCAATCCCTCCCCaag aGGGAGATTAGGAATCTAAACAGACTATGGCACCCATGGGAGAGAGACACAGTGGAGTATTTTACTCTGGGTGATCTATGGAATTGTTATGATGAATGGAGTGCTTATGGGGCTGGAGTTCCTATTGCTTTGGACAATGGTGAAACCTTGGTTCAATACTATGTGCCTTACCTCTCTGCTATCCAAATTTTCACAAGCAATTCTCCAGTCAACAGTTTCAG GGAAGACACTGAGTCTGGTGATGGCGAAACGAGAGACTCTTTCAGCGATTCGTGGAGTGATGATAGTGAGAGTGACAAGAAATGCAGGTGCGATGGATGCTCATCAGAAGGAGGGTCAGAGCAAGACAACCCTTGTCCTAGAAATGATAGATTGGGGCGCCTATATTTTCAATACTTTGAGAGATCAACTCCTTATGGAAGAGTTCCTTTGATGGACAAG ATTAATGGATTTGCTCGACGCTTTCCGGGTTTAACATCATTGAGAAGTGTAGATCTTTCACCGGCAAGTTGGATGGCAATTGCCTG GTACCCTATCTATCACATTCCAATGGGAAGAACCATAAAGGACTTGTCCACATGCTTCCTCACCTACCACACCCTCTCATCATCTTTTCAAG ATATGGACGTAGAAGATGACATTGAGAGTCCGGAAAAGAAGCGAAAGGAAGGGGATAACATCACTCTCCCTCCATTTGGTTTGGCCACTTACAAGATGCAAGGGAACGTGTGGGTCTCAGGCAATTGCGGTCGGGACCAAGACAGGCTAGTGTCACTTTTAAGCGTGGCAGATTCATGGCTAAAGCAACTATGGGTCGAGCACCATGACTTCAATTACTTCACGGGGACTAGGCGTGGCCAATACCATAACTTAAAAGATTTCACTTTTGAAACTTCCCCTTAA